TGAGGAGCAAGAAGAAAAGGTCCCTGTTTGTCCCTCTCTACCGAAGATCGAAGTCCCTGGAATACGTCTTGATCTGGTTGCTGTCAAGCTGCCTTGTAGAAATGAGGGGAATTGGTCAAGGGATGTTGCTAGGTTGCATTTGCAGCTTGCAGCTGCTAGTCTTGCAACCTCGGCCAAGGGCTTTTATCCGATGCATGTGCTTTTCATTTCAAGGTGCTTTCCGATTCCGAACATGTTCACTTGCAAAGAACTCGTAGCACGCGAAAACAATGTCTGGTTATACAAACCAGACTTGAATGTGTTGAGAGAAAAGCTCCAGTTCCCTCCAGGATCTTGTGAACTTGCCCTTCCTTTTGAGGTCAAAGGTCAGTTCATATTCTTAAAACAAATGCCTCATCCTCCTGCAAGAATATAGATTCTTAGAAGCTAATGTACTGTTATGTTAAATTACAGAGCCTATATATTCAGGGAATGCATCTCGACAAGCTTATGCAACGATTCTTCATTCGGCTCATGTCTACGTATGTGGAGCTATAGCTGTTGCTCGAAGCATTCGCTTGTCTGGCTCAACCCGTGACCTTGTGATACTTGTGGATGAGATGATCACTGCGTACCACAAGAGTGGACTTGAGGCAGCAGGATGGAAAGTTAGGACAATTCAAAGAATCAGGAATCCGAAAGCCGAAAAAGATGCATACAACGAATGGAACTACAGCAAGTTCCGGTTATGGCAACTGACCGATTATGACAAGATCATATTCATCGATGCAGATCTACTTATACTGCGCAACATTGATTTCTTATTCGCAATGCCAGAGATATCAGCCACGGGAAATAACGGCACACTGTTTAACTCGGGTGTCATGGTCATCGAGCCTTCAAATTGCACCTTCCAGCTTTTGATGGAACATATCGATGTGTTCGAATCATACAACGGTGGGGATCAGGGATACTTAAACGAGATTTTCACATGGTGGCACCGGATTCCACGGCACATGAACTTCCTGAAGCATTTCTGGATAGGTGATGAGGAAGAAGTGAAGCAAAAGAAGACTCGGCTATTCGGATCGGACCCGCCTATACTTTACGTACTTCACTATCTAGGTATAAAGCCATGGTTATGCTTCAAGGACTATGACTGCAACTGGAATGTGGATATAATGGTGGAGTTTGCCAGCGATGTGGCGCATGAAAGGTGGTGGAAAGTGCATGACGCAATGCCAGAAGAACTGCAAGAATTCTGCATGTTAAGGTCGAGGCAAAAGGCGCAACTGGAGTTCGATAGAAGGCAAGCAGAGAAAGCAAAATTCAGGGATGGGCATTGGAGAATCAAAATTGAAGATAAGCGGTTAGAGAAGTGTATCGACAACAGATGTAAATGGAAGGGTATGTTGAAACAATGGGGTAAAGGTAATTGGACTAATGATGAAGCTTTTGTTCCAACACCTCCtgcaatcaataccaaatttctCTCTGGATTCTGAGTTTCTTTGTTTGTTTCAGTTTTTCCATTTTTTCATTCAAAACTTCAAAGTTTTTTCTTGTAGAAGATAATATAAGCTTCAATTTTTTCCCAGAATTGTAGTTATGAGTGTggtatatatttgaatttttcatCTCCAGTATTAGAACTTATCAGTTACCAAAAACTATATATTATTACAGGATAAGAGATGACATGAAACTGTAATTATACTCATTTCCCGATGTCTCTCTAATAGAAAAATGACAAATCTGATTATTGCATTTggatttaaattttgtttaagagtaaaaatctgatttgttatttcatacaatcctttttcattattgtagaaaaatttgatttgttatttcatacaatcctttttcATTATTGTAGACTTGAATGGCATTAATTTCGGGTCCAATAGTAATGGATTGTAAACTTATCaattaattttgtaaatcacCAATGTAAAAGAGTTTACAGCATTTTACCGTTAATTGAAAATTATTATCCGCACAATCTTATAATAGTGAGAACAATATGCAATTATCAAATGTTAATTAAGGTAGTAATTTATGTTAGTTGTTTTGGCCATTAACATTTATATCTCTCCATTCGCCAATAGATGGTTAGTTTCTTGTATCCCTATTAATATTTTGCACTTATGACGGTTAATTTCATCAATTGAAACTTTACtttcttattttaaaaaaaaataaaccaCTTTAGTTCATTATTCAATATTTTTGAAcggttttattttgattattcaagtaaaaaaaaattcattttatttattatcattaCAATAATTTATCATTTTGGTCACCTATCTATTATCTTATTAACGGAGATTAATGTGACATGACAAGTAATTTTTTAaccaattttttaattaaatttattccaCATAAACCTTCACATGATTGATGCCCAAAAAAAATTGGTTGAGTGTTTTAGACAAAACAACATTGTTTTGGAATTTTTAACTTAAAACTAAATAAGGAATTGCATCTGAAATTTTAATCGGAAAAAAACCCCAAAACAAGtaaatttagattttaaaaaaaaaaaactcaaaaacaaGAGGTGTACCAATTAAGATTTTTTAAtcgaaaattgattttaggaTAATCAAATTTGGGGGTTAGGGGtgaatttattaattttgttgTTGTCGATCGATCAGAGGTAACAGTTATTGGATCGCAATGAGGAGCCAATGTTTGTACATTGACAAAAATTATATATAGTTTTTTAAATTGTTTGTGGGTTTATTCTCTtctatttatgatttttattttgaaagattAGGAAACCAAAAATTATATGTACTTAGAGGGTTGTAAATGTTTGTTAGGTGAGATAATATTTAGGTTATTCACTAACATATTTGATTGGCAATGAGTAAATAATCATGGAAAGGGAATGtcatttattgaaaatttgacaTGTGAGAGGCattttattgacaattttcataTGCTGACACTGTTTGTTGTTCTTTTATGAGAGGATGATCATTTTTATTTGTCTTGTCTGATAAAAATAGTTTGAAATGGACTTATTTGCACATTCGATCCACCTAAAAAACTGCTCCTTCACCCAAACAATAGCTATCTGCAGTAGTTGCTCCAATAGCACCTCCAAATACGAAACTTGCTCCAGCTAAATGGAAACCTAATCCTCCAAGTGCCCACTAGACCACCTAAACTTGATACGTATATTTACTTAAATAGCattattaattttcattttaccATTCATTTATTATTTGGATTGTCATCATATCTAATATGCTACTATCATTGTGGTTGGttgttataatcattttatttgtTCTCTTTTCTCAGATTAAAAGGGTTGCACCAAGTGGAAATGAACTTCTATCAAGGGCAGCCTTCATATCAACATCATGATATGCGACAATCATTGCTAGGAATGAAGGTTAAACACGAAGCAGCAAAGAACACTCACTCTCAAGTTAATATagtcaaatggatgatgattccaactccttcgagtcaacaaagcACATCGGAAGGTCTGTCTACACAAGAATCGGTCCcttccaagagacctaaaatggatTCAAGTAAAGGCAGTATTTGAAAAAATTGGGttctgctctttttttttttttttttttttggtataggACAAAATTTGGAAAGTGATGAAAATTACCCTTTTTTTGGTATAGGTTTAGACACTTGATTATGGTCATCTAATTAAATTTTGGTTATTGGTGACTTAATTTTTTGTGGTTTAATTACTTAAGATCCATATAATGTAAAAAAGTAGAAGGtacaaaaattttatctattatgtaatttttaccatttttattTTGGATATTTTGAATGTTACTTATTGAATTATAATACATATGAATGATATGAACGAATATTTACTTCTcaattttttctttattaccatTGATAAATTATTATAACAGTAGTGACTAAATGAAAGTATCCAAAAGTTAGGTAACTAACTAAGTAGTTTACCTATTAAAAAtgagtttaattttaaattatatcacttaagtttaatttttttaaaagtagcCTCTTTATTTAAATTTgtcaaaatttttcttattttacaaaattgataaattagttGAATAAGCATATGAGATTGAAATGTTGATTTTTGTTAGTTTGTTGCATATaaaattactaatttttttcttttttttatataaaccGTTAAACTATTGATTTTCAATCAATTAACAACAAAGTTCACAATTGGACTATCTTTTCAATTTCTGTAAAGTGTTCTGaatagtttttaaatttttgCAAAGTATAATAATGAATTTAAGAATTGTACTTGATAAAATGTCACTTTATTTAGGAAAAAAAAACTATTCGAAATATAATAATAAGTGGTAGTAGTTTCGAGAGCTCGTTACTGGCCATTCCATTAGATCCAGTGGTAGTTAGTTGGGAGAATGAggaaattataaatgttatgccttTTTGTATTGGAGTGTGACTTATGTATTAGATCCACCTTGAAACCATGACAAAgcatcatata
This is a stretch of genomic DNA from Gossypium arboreum isolate Shixiya-1 chromosome 11, ASM2569848v2, whole genome shotgun sequence. It encodes these proteins:
- the LOC108470907 gene encoding UDP-glucuronate:xylan alpha-glucuronosyltransferase 1-like — translated: MRGNSPGSVDTRHRLSASIEAIYKRRLNRNKVKGTGKPFHISVQDRNSCCKYPLLKLVLIAIVCGTFVSLLYSPEAYTSDHLSAVKSRRDFMKRWIWGGADSRYVSDIDIDWDDVMKVVEMMGEQHDYQGIGLLNFNTTEVTHWKHLIPDATHIVLHLDYADMNVTWDSLYPEWIDEEQEEKVPVCPSLPKIEVPGIRLDLVAVKLPCRNEGNWSRDVARLHLQLAAASLATSAKGFYPMHVLFISRCFPIPNMFTCKELVARENNVWLYKPDLNVLREKLQFPPGSCELALPFEVKEPIYSGNASRQAYATILHSAHVYVCGAIAVARSIRLSGSTRDLVILVDEMITAYHKSGLEAAGWKVRTIQRIRNPKAEKDAYNEWNYSKFRLWQLTDYDKIIFIDADLLILRNIDFLFAMPEISATGNNGTLFNSGVMVIEPSNCTFQLLMEHIDVFESYNGGDQGYLNEIFTWWHRIPRHMNFLKHFWIGDEEEVKQKKTRLFGSDPPILYVLHYLGIKPWLCFKDYDCNWNVDIMVEFASDVAHERWWKVHDAMPEELQEFCMLRSRQKAQLEFDRRQAEKAKFRDGHWRIKIEDKRLEKCIDNRCKWKGMLKQWGKGNWTNDEAFVPTPPAINTKFLSGF